A DNA window from Dama dama isolate Ldn47 chromosome 19, ASM3311817v1, whole genome shotgun sequence contains the following coding sequences:
- the LOC133074211 gene encoding calmodulin-like produces MRSLGQNPTEAELQDMINEVDADGNGTIDFPEFLTMMARKMKDTDSEEEIREAFRVFDKDGNGYISAAELRHVMTNLGEKLTDDEVDEMIREADIDGDGQVNYEEFVQTMTAK; encoded by the coding sequence ATGAGGTCGTTGGGTCAGAACCCAACAGAAGCCGAATTGCAGGACATGATCAACGAGGTGGACGCTGATGGTAATGGCACCATTGACTTCCCAGAatttttgactatgatggctagaAAAATGAAAGACACCGACAGTGAAGAAGAAATCCGTGAGGCGTTCCGAGTCTTTGACAAGGATGGCAATGGATACATCAGCGCCGCAGAACTGCGCCACGTCATGACAAACCTGGGAGAGAAGCTGACAGACGACGAAGTAGACGAGATGATCAGAGAAGCGGACATCGATGGAGACGGGCAAGTCAACTACGAAGAATTCGTACAGACGATGACTGCAAAATGA